Proteins encoded in a region of the Megalops cyprinoides isolate fMegCyp1 chromosome 3, fMegCyp1.pri, whole genome shotgun sequence genome:
- the gpr34l gene encoding G protein-coupled receptor 34 like yields the protein MQPGLNASCSGDNATCDIQDGFLSIVLPTGYSIIFIIGVLSNAVTIVIFFLRRWSNSSITVYMRHMTMADLLLVLCLPVRIYYHNRPGPFFLCKVVGIFFYINMYASIMFLSLISLDRYLKITKPVWVFKFQKVNWSRRTSYAVWVILALGAFPVFLGKSGTGPCQEICFHFHKKRPVAGSLNLITVLLFYVLCLLLLCFYGKIAMKLRSMSLGNGDEKAKSKMARIVVKTFVVPTVFTVCFMPYHLVRVPYVLAQMDIIQEQGTKQTLHLFNELMLCLSALNSCLDPIIYFLLSSTFRKTVICAIQGKFKKMYAMNQRRTSLIKSVTEM from the coding sequence ATGCAACCAGGACTCAATGCCAGTTGTTCCGGTGACAACGCTACCTGTGACATCCAGGATGGCTTTCTCTCCATCGTCCTGCCCACAGGATActccatcatcttcatcattgGGGTGCTCAGCAATGCTGTGACCATCGTCATTTTCTTCCTGAGGAGATGGTCCAACTCCTCCATCACCGTGTACATGAGGCATATGACCATGGCCGACTTACTGCTGgtcctctgtctgcctgtgcgAATATACTACCACAACAGACCAGGCCCCTTCTTCCTCTGCAAGGTGGTGGGCATCTTCTTCTACATCAACATGTACGCCAGCATCATGTTCCTAAGCCTCATCAGCCTTGACCGCTACCTGAAGATCACCAAGCCCGTCTGGGTCTTTAAGTTCCAGAAGGTAAACTGGAGCCGCAGGACCTCCTACGCAGTCTGGGTGATCCTTGCCCTCGGCGCATTCCCCGTCTTCCTGGGGAAGAGCGGCACTGGCCCCTGTCAGGAGATCTGTTTCCACTTCCACAAGAAGAGACCCGTCGCGGGTTCTTTAAACCTCATCACCGTCTTGCTCTTCTACGTtctctgcctgctcctcctctgcttCTACGGAAAGATCGCCATGAAGCTGAGGTCCATGTCGCTGGGGAATGGCGACGAGAAGGCCAAGAGCAAGATGGCCAGGATCGTGGTGAAGACCTTCGTGGTGCCAACCGTCTTCACTGTGTGCTTCATGCCCTACCACCTGGTTCGCGTGCCCTACGTGCTGGCACAAATGGACATCATCCAGGAGCAGGGCACCAAGCAGACCCTGCACCTCTTCAACGAGCTgatgctgtgtctctctgctctgaacaGCTGCCTGGACCCCATCATCTACTTCCTTCTGTCCTCCACCTTCAGGAAAACTGTCATCTGTGCCATCCAAGGCAAGTTCAAAAAGATGTACGCCATGAATCAGCGACGAACTAGCTTAATTAAGTCTGTCACTGAAATGTAG
- the mpp1 gene encoding 55 kDa erythrocyte membrane protein: MTLKSNKNEPAVAFERVNSVRTALSDLYLEQLLQNKPKSEKAAMQTHEAKGEEVYTNGSTGHMNGKELTKMREVAFEKNPSEPMGVTLKLNERQRCTVARILHGGMIHRQGSLHEGDEIAEINGKSVANQSVDQLQKILKDTHGTVTMKIIPNQQSRSLPCEMYVRAQFDYNPTKDDLIPCKEAGLKFQTGDVIQIINKQDPNWWQGRVESSAADYAGLIPSPELQEWRAASKSKAATQGSQSCSPFGKKKKCKDKYLAKHSSIFDQLDVISYEEVVQLPAFNRKTLVLIGAPGVGRSHIKNTLLTKYPEKFAYPAPHTTRLPKKDEEDGKDYYFISTEAMTKCITENQFLEYGSFQGNMFGTKLETIQKIHEQGKIALLDVEPQTLKLLRTAEFAPLVVFIAPTNTANQSESLQLIQKESDAIFGAYKHYFDLTLVNNDVDESVKGVEEAMERATSTPQWVPVSWVY, encoded by the exons ATGACATTAAAATCCAATAAGAACGAACCCGCTGTGGCATTCGAGCGGGTCAACAGTGTCCGAACAGCCCTTTCCGATCTATACCTGGAACAACTGCTGCAAAACAAGCCCAAGTCAGAGAAG GCAGCCATGCAGACCCATGAGGCCAAGGGAGAGGAGGTGTACACCAACGGCAGCACCGGGCACATGAACGGCAAAGAGCTGACCAAGATGCGTGAGGTGGCGTTCGAAAAGAACCCTTCTGAGCCCATG GGCGTGACACTTAAACTGAACGAGAGGCAGAGGTGCACTGTGGCTAGGATCCTGCATGGGGGGATGATACACAGACAAG gttCCCTCCACGAAGGAGATGAGATAGCGGAGATCAATGGGAAGAGTGTGGCTAACCAGTCTGTGGATCAGCTACAAAAGATACTG AAAGACACGCACGGAACAGTCACCATGAAGATCATTCCCAACCAGCAAAGCCGCTCCCTTCCTTGTGAG ATGTATGTGAGAGCTCAGTTTGACTACAATCCCACCAAGGATGACCTCATCCCATGTAAAGAGGCGGGGCTGAAGTTCCAAACGGGCGACGTCATCCAGATCATCAACAAGCAGGATCCGAACTggtggcagggcagggtggaGAGCTCGGCAGCTGACTACGCCGGGCTCATTCCCTCCCCCGAGCTGCAGGAATG GCGCGCAGCCAGCAAAAGCAAGGCGGCCACACAGGGAAGCCAGTCCTGCAGCCCCTTCGGCAAGAAGAAGAAGTGCAAAGACAAGTATCTGGCCAAGCACAGCTCCA TATTTGACCAGCTGGATGTAATTTCCTACGAAGAGGTGGTGCAGCTCCCCGCTTTCAACAGAAAAACCCTGGTGCTGATCG GTGCCCCAGGAGTGGGAAGAAGCCAtatcaaaaacacattgctgACCAAATACCCAGAGAAGTTTGCCTACCCAGCACCCC ACACCACTAGGCTACCAAAGAAGGACGAGGAGGACGGGAAGGATTACTATTTCATCTCCACCGAGGCCATGACCAAGTGCATCACGGAGAACCAGTTCCTGGAGTACGGCAGCTTCCAGGGGAACATGTTCGGCACCAAACTGGAAACGATCCAAAAGATTCACGAGCAAGGCAAGATCGCCCTGCTGGACGTCGAGCCACAG ACTCTGAAACTCCTACGGACAGCAGAGTTCGCTCCCCTTGTGGTGTTCATTGCCCCCACCAACACTGCAAATCAG TCTGAGTCCTTGCAGCTGATCCAGAAGGAGTCGGACGCCATATTCGGTGCCTACAAACACTACTTCGACCTGACGCTGGTGAACAACGATGTGGACGAGAGTGTGAAGGGCGTGGAGGAGGCCATGGAGCGCGCCACCTCCACCCCGCAGTGGGTGCCAGTGTCCTGGGTGTACTAA
- the dkc1 gene encoding H/ACA ribonucleoprotein complex subunit DKC1, with the protein MADGEIASVKKHKKKKEKKITDEELGDIQETGDFLIKPESKIASLDTSQWPLLLKNFDKLNIRTAHYTPLPSGCNPLKRNIQDYVRSGFINLDKPANPSSHEVVAWIRRILRVEKTGHSGTLDPKVTGCLIVCVDRATRLVKSQQSAGKEYVGIVRLHNALENEHQLARALETLTGALFQRPPLIAAVKRQLRVRTIYESKLIEYDPERRLGIFWVSCEAGTYIRTLCVHLGLLLGVGGQMQELRRVRSGVLGEKDNMVTMHDVLDAQWQYDHNKDETYLRRVIFPLEKLLVSHKRIVMKDSAVNAICYGAKIMLPGVLRYEDGIELNQEIVVITTKGEAICLGIALMTTAVISTCDHGVVAKIKRVIMERDTYPRKWGLGPKASQKKMMIQKGLLDKHGKPNGSTPSDWKTSYVDYSTPKKAAAVESEPAGKRKREASDSDSDVGTPAASVPDTPKTEEAKKEKKKKKKEKKQKLSEEAAEQPAAEEPAAEETPEAGESAKKKKKKKKQKEAEAESE; encoded by the exons ATGGCGGACGGAGAGA ttGCCTCAGTGAAGAAGcataagaagaagaaggaaaagaaaattacTGATGAAGAACTTGGG GACATTCAGGAGACTGGCGATTTCCTCATCAAGCCAGAGTCCAAGATCGCCTCCTTGGACACATCGCAGTGGCCTTTGTTGCTGAAG AACTTTGACAAGCTCAACATCCGAACAGCTCATTACACACCTCTGCCAAGTGGGTGCAATCCATTGAAGAGGAATATTCAGGACTATGTCAG GTCGGGCTTCATTAACCTGGACAAACCTGCCAATCCGTCCTCCCACGAGGTGGTGGCCTGGATCAGGCGCATTCTACGGGTGGAGAAGACAGGCCACAGTGGCACGCTTGACCCCAAGGTGACGGGCTGCCTCATCGTCTGTGTGGACAGGGCCACGCGTCTGGTCAAGTCCCAGCAGAGTGCAG GCAAAGAGTATGTGGGAATTGTTCGGCTGCACAATGCTCTTGAGAACGAGCACCAGCTGGCAAGG GCTCTTGAAACCCTCACAGGCGCCTTGTTCCAGCGACCCCCTCTGATCGCAGCTGTAAAGAGGCAGCTAAGAGTGCGTACCATCTATGAAAGCAAGCTTATCGAGTACGATCCAGAGAGGAGGCTAG GGATTTTCTGGGTCAGCTGTGAGGCTGGAACCTACATCCGAACGCTCTGTGTTCACCTGGGGCTCCTGCTGGGTGTGGGAGGGCAGAtgcaggagctgaggagggTGCGGTCGGGCGTGCTGGGTGAGAAG GACAATATGGTCACCATGCATGACGTATTGGATGCCCAGTGGCAGTATGACCACAACAAGGATGAGACCTATCTGAGGAGGGTCATCTTCCCCTTGGAGAAGCTGCTGGTGTCCCACAAGAGAATCGTCATGAAGGACAGTGCC GTGAATGCCATCTGCTATGGTGCAAAGATCATGCTTCCTGGCGTCCTACGGTATGAAGATGGCATTGAGTTGAACCAGGAGATTGTTGTCATTACCACCAAAGGAGAGGCAATTTGTTTAG GAATTGCCCTGATGACCACGGCTGTGATCTCCACATGTGACCATGGTGTGGTGGCCAAGATCAAGAGGGTCATTATGGAAAGGGACACATACCCTCGCAAGTGGGGCCTGGGACCAAAG gCCAGCCAGAAGAAAATGATGATTCAGAAGGGCCTACTGGACAAGCACGGAAAGCCCAACGGCAGCACTCCCTCTGACTGGAAGACGAGCTATGTGGACTACAG TACACCAAAGAAAGCTGCTGCTGTAGAGAGTGAACCAGCTGGCAAG aggaagagggaagccAGCGATAGTGACAGTGATGTGGGCacacctgctgcttctgtgcCCGACACCCCCAAGACCGAGGAGGccaaaaaggagaagaagaaaaagaagaaagagaagaagcaGAAGCTTTCTGAAGAGGCGGCGGAGCAGCCGGCCGCAGAGGAACCTGCAGCAGAGGAGACTCCAGAG GCGGGCGAGAGtgccaagaagaagaagaagaaaaagaagcagaagGAAGCGGAAGCAGAGTCGGAGtga